CGCTTCGATTCCGGTcatggatggtttgtttttagttgGTCATTTCCTCGAAATAGAACCGTCcaacccacacaaacacacacatagacaaaagaaaacgttTACCGGAAGGATGTGCGGTGAAAACACTCCCCTTTGGAGCAGAAAAAATGGGAGAATTAAATTGTGCACTTTTTTCGTGTGCGCCACGAAAGGATGCGAAGCAAGGGCGTAGTAGGCGGAAATGGTAAAACATCCGGTCggtatgaataaaaaaaaagagcccAGAACACACGGTGATGGGTTTGCTCTGTTggatcataaattaattattatgtgtttttttttcacttttttgccCTTTACATTTACCCTGGCGGGTTAAACAGGCAGTTGCGCTGGAATACCTTCCGGTGCGTACCGGGATCACCTGCCGTGTGGTTCATACTTCATCCTTTCGTCAACCGTCGTACCGTCCGAACCGTTCCTTGCCCACCCTCGGTGGAGAATTATCGTTTCGAATTGTTGTTTCCCTTGGCGGTGGTGCACCAAGGTGTAGGCGAAGGATGGCGGAACGCCCGGATGGACCTCACCATAAGGTGAGAACAACCATTTTAAGCCCTTTTTACGATTTCTGGCACCCCGCCATGTGTCACGCCCGATGCGCGCCCCCGGTAAAGAAACACTTTCATTCGAACCATATGCTGACGGATCTTCCTTGCTGCCCACACGGAAACGTACGGAGAATGgtaatggaaattaaaattaaccaGACGTTTCCATCACTTATTCACGGCCATTTTCGGCCACTTTCAACCGAAACACCACGAGCCAGTCGAATGAATCCGGCTGGTAAAAGAGGGCCCAGGCCGTTGTGGTCATGCGTTCATGTGCGCTGCTGTTTGCCGAATGGATAATATTCAATTTTCGCAGCACATGTACGCCTACGGAAGTTGCCGGCGGGTTGTAGCTACCGTTGTGCAGCACGGTACGCATTATGATCGCAATTATTTGCACTAACTCCGGAGATCCGGGGAAAAAGAGCCGTCTCGAGGCTAGCAATCAGCTCGTGCATGGATCGTCGGTGTGGCAAAAACACCGCCCAGTTCACCATTCGATGGAGTGGATCAGTGCCCGGCAAGTACGCAAACAACCGGAGGGTAGGATCCGACCGGTTAATGTGCGAATAGCCTGTGCGGATGTGTACTTTTGTGAGGCGAGATTTATTTGAGTATTGTTGAAAGGTACTTGTCGAGAATGCTTCCAAACAAAACGGATCAATTACTGCCGGTGGACATGGATATGGTCATAGAACTGCTATAACGCAGCGTGTAAGCACCTGTAATTCATTCAAGCAGGCATAACAATACTCTGTTGAGGATTTGCTCTTAACATTTCTGGTAAATGAGTTAATTTTCCCGATTGCGTACGTACTGTgctacaaattgcatacatttaggcaaCATTTGTTAAGCACTTTTCGGCTTTTTGTGGTTTATTAAAACTGATCAGTTCCATGATCGGCGGACAATCAGACAAATGTGCTAAAAAAGGTTTGAAGATCCAAAAACCTTCACctacaataaacaaacgattttaaaattatattgcatacttttaggggCTTTACATACTTTAAGGCGTTGCAAACTTCAAGGGCACACATTGCCGTGAATAAATAAACTCactttataattttattctgCTAAAATCACTCAATTTATCAAACTTCATGTCAAATGTGCACAAAAACCAATTTGTCCGAACtaaagattttgtttcacCGGTCTGGTGCTATCCGTCAAATCCGTTTGGCCGGGAATTTTCAACCACTGTTCGCACTTCTTTTTCGATGTTTCGATCTGTTCCCACGGGATCTCGTCCCGCGTCATCCAGTCGAATCGTCGATCGTAGTACAGATCGTAGTGCGGTCCGGATGTTGGGAAAAGTTCCCGTTCGTTTTCCGACATCGCATCCAGCATACGCCACATCCCGGACATGGAATCCGTTTCCAGCCCGCAGAACGATTCTTCCGACACGATCGCCCGCACTCGACCTTTCTTACGCTGCTGAAGCAACTGTTGCTGCTCCCGGCGCTTCTTCTCCTCCTGATGATGCTGCAGGTCACACTTGTGCAGCATCTCGTCGATAAACGACCGGAACTTGGGACTGAAATCAGTGGCCGTCTGCAAATCCGGGCAACCGGCACAGGAATCGCTCGATGCCGGTTCCACTTGGGCTTTATCCGGCTTCCGGAGACGACCCGCACCCATCAGCTCGTCGTAGGCGCTCCGGAACTCGGGTGTAAATTGATTCATCAGCAGCAACTCATCGCTCTCGTCCACTCCAGGTTTCTACAAACAGGTAAAGCGGATAAGTAACCGTCCGTCCGTCATTCGCATCTACAATTAAACATACCTTCTTCCGCAGATCCATCAGTATGTACGATTCATCCAGATCAGAGAATGGATCGGAAAGGGCGCTGCATTCGGATGATTCATCGCCCTCGGGTCGGTTGGTTCGTGGCATCTCCGACGCGGTCAAGGGACGTAATATTTGGAAGATGTTTTCCGCAAACTGTTGCCGCACGTCCGGATCTTCGCTCGTGATCGGATAACCGTCCATTCCGGTGCACTGCAGCCGTACGTTTGACACCATGGATGCGCACCGTCGAGATCGGCCGGTGTTACTGGACCCCGCTATCCCTGCAAACCGGCACGTTTGTTGGATCGATAAGCATCGTCGACCCCGCGGACAACCGGGGGGATTGGGTACTGTTCCGAATTCCTGAAGCATCGCGAAATGATAAACTTGACATTCCCCTTGCACTACTTTTCAGCAAGTTTGCACGCATCCAGTTGCTCCGTTTATGTTGTGCCTCAGGTGCTCGTTTATTGCCAATCAACCAAAGGAACAAGCGGAGATGGGGCTAGAATAACGGAATAGTCATGTTGCGGGCAAAGCAGGCGATGAATAGATAGTTCCTCCCTCCTCCATCTCGCTGTCTGTGGATGGGTTGCATTGTGGAACGAGTGACAACCTACGACAACATGAAATCCCACTCCACCCGTACGATTGGCGTGGTGAAAGGGTAACCATTGGCGTTATGttatcaatttatttcttcattatGAAGTTGTTGAAATGTATGATGACCGTTTTGGGGAAAACATTGGAAATGTTCCAACGTGTTTTATCAGTAGTTGGTGACTAGATTAAAGGCTCGAATCACTTCGGATAACTTTAACTGCTTTATATCCGAGTAATTAAACATTACTTCTTTAAAGAATCTGTTGAGAGTTTTTATATCGCTCTTCAATTATTGAGTAAAATATCTCAATATTTCTCAAATATCTCAATAATCTCAAATGCTGAGTATACCGTTGTCCGTCTGATCAGCTGAATAAATAATTGGGATGATCATAAGTGTACagtaaatatgtaaaatattctttCAATCGCTCGAACACATCAACACCTccttaatttttattgctctCCATCGGAACGTTAAGACTTAGCTGATTAAGAATGTCATTGCACCGTTATGGAGCTTCACGGCTTATCAACAGCAACCTACAATGGCGAAACGGTTcatcataaataaatcaaagacGTGTACGAATACAATATTAATTATGCAGAAACGAGCATTTTGGGCGAAAACTCAACCATGTTGATACAGCTTCATATTATCTTcaaagttgtttttattctgatcgtttcgatttcgttgCTTGGGATTGTTGTTTGGGTACGAGGCGTTTGACATTTTTCGATAGAGCTAAATTTGAGCTTGTTTTTCCGCCAAGCATGACAAATAGCGCTCTTTCTGGCTTGCCGGCGcttcatttgaaaataaagGCGAATTAAAATAACTACCTATTGAACAGGTAAGCGAGCCTAATCATCATTGCAAGCGCAAGAGAGGAAAATTGATATATTTTACACGTTTTAGATGAACGATGGCACACGGAGATGGTGGCGATGATGTACAACCTTCGACCAGCATGCCGAAAACGGTCTGTCCGGTGTGCGATAAATGGTTTCCGCGTGTCGACATTGAGTTGCACGTTGATGAATGCCTGAACCGGTGCGAGGCAGCGAACGAACGAGAGATGCCGAACAACTCACAATCAGTAACGCCTTCCACGGAAGAAATACGGCGGCCAGTAGACGGAGCACCACAATTATCAAAACGAAACTTTAGCATCTTTGAACGAAGTCCAAAGTCAGCCAAGCGACCACGCATCGAGGAAACACCGGTTGTTGTGTCCAGTGCTAATCGGCAGGATAAGGACATAATGTGCATTAATTTGGACGTTGACGAGGAAGAAGTGAATGAGCAGTATAACGAATCGGCAATGGCTTCGCAGAAAAAGGCAccaaaaaaatttttcaaattacCACTCGCGGAAGTGATGCGTCCGTCGAAAATCGAAGATTATGTCGGACAGGATGCAATTCTCGGACAAAACGCGATACTGCGCAAGCTGCTCGATAGCTCGAACATTCCGAGCTTGATTCTGTGGGGACCACCGGGTTGTGGGAAAACGACACTGGCCAACATAATTGCCAATCGCTGCAAGCTCGAATCAGCCACGCTGCGTTTCGTGAAGCTTTCTGCTACGATGGCCGGTGTGGCGGAAGTGAAGGAGGCGGTAAAGATCGCTAAAAACGATAGCAAATACAACCGCCGTACATTGCTGTTCATGGACGAAATACATCGGTTTAACAAGCTGCAGCAGGATATCTTTCTCCCACACGTAGAATCTGGCACGATAACGTTGATCGGTGCTACAACGGAAAACCCATCGTTCAGTCTTAACTCTGCCCTGCTGAGTCGGTGCCGGGTGATTGTGCTGGAGAAGCATTCGGTGGAGAGCATGATGAAAATACTCGTGCGTGCGCTGCCAGAATACGAAGCGGTCATGGTACCGGAAAGCGTTAACAATAACGAGGATAAGTTACCCGATTTCAGCAAGTTGTCATTCATTCCACGGTAAGTTGGTATGCAATTCTGAAACGTTTCGTCAAACTGGATTAACACCTCCATTTCTCCGTTCATACACCACTAGCACGATAATCCATGAGGAAACCGTCCGCTGGCTCGCGGAAACCTGCGACGGTGATGCACGCATCGGACTGAACAGTTTGCAGCTAGCCTTATCCGGTGCCGCTTCTACAACAGACAATATTTATGAGTCGCTGAAGACCGTTTCACTTCAGGACATCCGTGAGGGTATTAAAAAATCTCATCTGCTGTACGACCGTAAAGGGGACCAGCATTACGATATTATATCCGCACTGCACAAATCCATTCGTGGATCGGATGATAATGCAGCGCTGTACTGGGCGACGCGCATGATCGCGTCCGGCGAAGATCCGCGCTACATCTGCCGCCGGATGATACGCATGGCGAGCGAGGATATTGGTGTAGCGGACACAAACGCACTACAAGTAGCGACCGCAACACTGGCGGCCGTACAATCGGTCGGTATGCCGGAAGCAGACTGTATTATCGCACACTGTGCCGTCTATCTGGCGCGTGCACCCAAGAGCCGCGAAGTATACGAAGCGTACAAACGCTGCCGGGCGTCGATCGATGGGTGGAAGGGTCCGATGCCAGGGGTGCCGCTGCATCTGCGAAATGCCCCGACGAAGCTGATGCGCGATCTGCAGTACGGCGTAGGGTACAATATGCTTCACAAGGATCAGTCGGGGTTGAATTACATGCCGGAAGGGTTGGAAgatgaacattatttttcgGAATAGTTATAGCGTGAGATTTTTGCGAATATTTCCATCAAGTTATGTTGAAGTACAAATAAGAAACTCATTCCGTCTCGATGGATGAGTACAATGTGTAATCCTTGTTTGTAAAGACTACGGCTGAAAGGACTACGTAGtgaaatatgataaaaataaattacgaaCAAGAcagttttcctttcattaACAAATGCAACTTTTATTCAAACACGCTtttcaaaagcaaattttcaGTATTAAGCGACAAAATGAGTCCATGTTTAGCGGTGATTGTCGTTTTGTTGAGAACCAGTCGCCTTCTTCCCTATGCAGCATATCCTGGATAAAGAGatgaacaataataacaatttattGCAAACCATCTACACAGTCAAATTATGAaaacaattaatatttatgGCTTTCAGGTGTGGACTTCGATATTGCATAAccaaaagaaagtgaaaagctATGCAATTCTCTCATTGGAACTCAAGTTATAAATATAGTTGATCATCACAACGTACAGCAAcagtgtaaatatttatattagcTCAGGGTAGGGATTTGAATTACCTGCGGGAAATGTTACATGAACCGAAATCCTACGCAAAACCGGAAGAGCTTCACGGATactgaaacaaaataacaaaagttcAAGATGTTACGTTAAATTTAGACCAACTTTGCTACCGAAGAAGAAATTACATTACAGATTAAGAACTGATGTCATGATTATGTATTTACCTTTTAGATGGTTTCGATACTAGCTCGAAATAGCTCAACAGAGAGACTTCATTGGAGCATAGGAAGGTGGGTGGTCCTTTTACTGCACACCAACATCACCATGTGGTTGTGGCGCCTAAATCTGCTCAGTCATTATTTGTTGCAAGAATCTTTAAcgagagaagaaaatgtttgcattacaGGTTGAACTCTGCGGCATGTGAATATTAttgtgatgaagaaaaaaagcttcagaGTTAAGCATTCTTGTATAATCAAGAAAATTCATCTAATaagaggaggaagaaacaGTTTTTGATCATCATAACCATGCACATTTGAATAGATTTCTGTTGTTAACGTATACATTCATTGACACAAAAATCGACAAATTTAGGCGATTTTTCATACGAGTTCCAATTTCAGAGCAGTGAGCAGTGCTTCGTTTTTTCTAGCTATCCTATTATATACTACCAATATTTTATAACGTTTTCAGTTAATTTGTGACGGTTACTGCCGCGTACTGTTACCGTAAAGAGCAACAGAGTCTAAAGATAGCTCAGTGATCTCTTCGATCCCTGTGAACAGTGAAAAATAACTTGGACAACATGGACTTTGTTACGTTATCCTGAATGCTTATGAAACATAGAATTAAAGCTAACCTTATTACATTCGATTATTCGTAATAGCGTATTTGAATCGCCTGGCTaaattttgtctattttttatGCATACGTCAGCAGGTGAAGGATTGTGAAAATAAACTTACCATTGCACATGCCTTGGAGTGTGACAGTGACGACGACGTTCAAGGTTTGCATTGCATCGACCATACGCTATTTCACgctgaaaacagaaaacatacaaaatgaTAAGTATTCTAGTTTAAACAAAGGTGCACGTGGCTATTAAAAATTGGTTTTGTCAGCGTGGTGCATGGGTAAATTGAATCATAAGATTATCATGCTATAAAAAAGGACATAATCATCACACATTTTAACGAACGAGATATCACAAATGGACTCATTTTCTCATaggatttaaaataatattaggATTACGTACCTTTCTCAGAACGTATCACACGGCCACACAGATCTCGCCTTCGTGATTTCAATCAAATATCACTTTGTGGATCGTCTTGCAAGTCGGAAGAAACATTctgcaaatgaaataattatcatcagatcATTAGAAacactgtttcctttttctcaagAAAGCTTCAATACAGCGTTTACATAGAAATCTCAGTTAGTGGTGcatgtttataaaaaatcattgtAGATTCATTCAAGCATGCTCATCGTCGAAATCTTTGCTGAACGCATagcttttggtttgcaaacTCGTATTTTGTCTTACCTTGTCAAAGTTTGCATCACTCTTTTACATGATCTGCACCTACTCTGTCCGAAGTATCTGAaaaccgaagaagaaaaacaaacaataaatggaaggagaaaaatttacagttattctgattgatttatATGTACACATATGAAGTCAGCGTGGTGCATGTACAAATTGAATCATAAGATTATCATGCTATAAAAAAGGACATAATCATCACACATTTTAACGAACGAGATATCACAAATGGACTCATTTTCTCATAGGATTTAGATTAATAATAGGATTACGTACCTTTCTTAGAACGTATCACACGGCCACACAAATCTCGCCTTTCGTGATTTCAATCAAATATCACTTTGTGGATCGTCTTGCAAGTCGGAAGAAACATTCTGCAAAtgaaataatcatcatcagaTCATTAGAAacactgtttcctttttctcaagaaagcttcaatacagcgtttacaaaaaaatctcaGTTAGTGGTGcatgtttataaaaaatcattgtAGATTCATTCAAGCATGCTCATCGTCGAAATCTTTGCTGAACGCATagcttttggtttgcaaacTCGTATTTTGTCTTACCTTGTCAAAGTTTGCATCACTCTTTTACATGATCTGCACCTGCTCTGTCCGAAGTATCTGAaaaccgaagaagaaaaacaaacaataaatggaaggagaaaaatttacagttattctgattgatttatATGTACACATATGAAGTCAGCGTGGTGCATGGGTAAATTGAATCATAAGATTATCATGCTATAAAAAGGACATAATCATCACACATTTTAACGAACGAGATATCACAAATGAACTTATTTTCTCATAGGATTTAGATTAATAATAGGATTACGTACCTTTCTTAGAACGTATCACACGACCACACAGATCTCGCCTTTCGTGATTTCAATCAAATATCACTTTGTGGATCGTCTTGCAAGTCGGAAGAAACATTctgcaaatgaaataattatcatcagatcATTAGAAacactgtttcctttttctcaagAAAGCTTCAATACAGCGTTTACATAGAAATCTCAGTTAGTGGTGCATGTTTATACAAAATCATTGTAGATTCATTCAAGCATGCTCATCGTCGAAATCTTTGCTGAACGCATAGCTTTTAGTTTGCAAACTCGTATTTTGTCTTACCTTGTCAAAGTTTGCATCACTCTTTTACATGATCTGCACCTGCTCTGTCCGAAGTATCTGAaaaccgaagaagaaaaacaaacaataaatggaaggagaaaaatttacagttattctgattgatttatATGTACACATTTTAAGTCAGCGTGGTGCATGGATAAATTGAATCATAAGATTATCATGCTATAAAAAAGGACATAATCATCACACATTTTAACGAACGAGATATCACAAATGGACTCATTTTCTCATAGGATTTAGATTAATAATAGGATTACGTACCTTTCTTAGAACGTATCACACGGCCACACAAATCTCGCCTTTCGTGATTTCAATCAAATATCACTTTGTGGATCGTCTTGCAAGTCGGAAGAAACATTCTGCAAAtgaaataatcatcatcagaTCATTAGAAacactgtttcctttttctcaagaaagcttcaatacagcgtttacaaaaaaatctcaGTTAGTGGTGcatgtttataaaaaatcattgtAGATTCATTCAAGCATGCTCATCGTCGAAATCTTTGCTGAACGCATagcttttggtttgcaaacTCGTATTTTGTCTTACCTTGTCAAAGTTTGCATCACTCTTTTACATGATCTGCACCTGCTCTGTCCGAAGTATCTGAaaaccgaagaagaaaaacaaacaatgaatggaaggagaaaaatttacagttattctgattgatttatATGTACACATTTTAAGTCAGCGTGGTGCATGTACAAATTGAATCATAAGATTATCATGCTATAAAAAAGGACATAATCATCACACATTTTAACGAACGAGATATCACAAATGGACTCATTTTCTCATAGGATTTAGATTAATAATAGGATTACGTACCTTTCTTAGAACGTATCACACGGCCACACAAATCTCGCCTTTCGTGATTTCAATCAAATATCACTTTGTGGATCGTCTTGCAAGTCGGAAGAAACATTctgcaaatgaaataattatcatcagatcATTAGAAacactgtttcctttttctcaagAAAGCTTCAATACAGCGTTTACAAAGAAATCTCAGTTAGTGGTgcatgtttataaaaaaacattgtagATTCATTCAAGCATGCTCATCGTC
This region of Anopheles marshallii chromosome 2, idAnoMarsDA_429_01, whole genome shotgun sequence genomic DNA includes:
- the LOC128708722 gene encoding uncharacterized protein LOC128708722; this translates as MDGYPITSEDPDVRQQFAENIFQILRPLTASEMPRTNRPEGDESSECSALSDPFSDLDESYILMDLRKKKPGVDESDELLLMNQFTPEFRSAYDELMGAGRLRKPDKAQVEPASSDSCAGCPDLQTATDFSPKFRSFIDEMLHKCDLQHHQEEKKRREQQQLLQQRKKGRVRAIVSEESFCGLETDSMSGMWRMLDAMSENERELFPTSGPHYDLYYDRRFDWMTRDEIPWEQIETSKKKCEQWLKIPGQTDLTDSTRPVKQNL
- the LOC128708350 gene encoding ATPase WRNIP1-like, whose translation is MAHGDGGDDVQPSTSMPKTVCPVCDKWFPRVDIELHVDECLNRCEAANEREMPNNSQSVTPSTEEIRRPVDGAPQLSKRNFSIFERSPKSAKRPRIEETPVVVSSANRQDKDIMCINLDVDEEEVNEQYNESAMASQKKAPKKFFKLPLAEVMRPSKIEDYVGQDAILGQNAILRKLLDSSNIPSLILWGPPGCGKTTLANIIANRCKLESATLRFVKLSATMAGVAEVKEAVKIAKNDSKYNRRTLLFMDEIHRFNKLQQDIFLPHVESGTITLIGATTENPSFSLNSALLSRCRVIVLEKHSVESMMKILVRALPEYEAVMVPESVNNNEDKLPDFSKLSFIPRTIIHEETVRWLAETCDGDARIGLNSLQLALSGAASTTDNIYESLKTVSLQDIREGIKKSHLLYDRKGDQHYDIISALHKSIRGSDDNAALYWATRMIASGEDPRYICRRMIRMASEDIGVADTNALQVATATLAAVQSVGMPEADCIIAHCAVYLARAPKSREVYEAYKRCRASIDGWKGPMPGVPLHLRNAPTKLMRDLQYGVGYNMLHKDQSGLNYMPEGLEDEHYFSE